One stretch of Molothrus aeneus isolate 106 chromosome 2, BPBGC_Maene_1.0, whole genome shotgun sequence DNA includes these proteins:
- the LOC136569812 gene encoding mid1-interacting protein 1-B-like, protein MEQYFSATQKMEQEVMFPSLLRGVFPQEEGAAPAAESRTDLYERYQLLKAIKPMVEKGLASVGDQSPSGADTDDDTSLDSNGPEDAQLERRLSQHLTGLQQVLTHLTRDTNALTRRYSQILEQINLSEGQPSW, encoded by the coding sequence ATGGAGCAGTACTTCTCAGCCACGCAGaagatggagcaggaggtgatGTTCCCCAGCCTGCTGCGAGGGGTCTTCCCGCAGGAGGAGGGGGCAGCCCCGGCTGCCGAGAGCCGCACGGACCTCTACGAGCGCTACCAGCTCCTCAAGGCCATCAAGCCCATGGTGGAGAAAGGCCTGGCCTCTGTGGGTGACCAGAGCCCCAGCGGTGCCGACACCGATGACGACACATCCTTGGACAGCAACGGGCCCGAGGATGCCCAGCTGGAGAGGCGCCTGTCCCAGCACCTGACTGGCCTGCAGCAGGTCCTCACCCACCTCACCAGGGACACCAACGCCCTGACCCGCAGGTACAGCCAGATCCTGGAGCAGATCAACCTCAGCGAGGGGCAGCCCAGCTGGTGA
- the LOC136569821 gene encoding mid1-interacting protein 1-B-like, giving the protein MEQYFSATQKMEQEVMFPSLLRGVFPQEEGAAPAAESRTDLYERYQLLKAIKPMVEKGLASVGDQSPSGADTDDDTSLDSNGPEDAQLERRLSQHLTGLQQVLTHLTRDTNALTRRYSQILEQINLSEGQPSW; this is encoded by the coding sequence ATGGAGCAGTACTTCTCAGCCACGCAGaagatggagcaggaggtgatGTTCCCCAGCCTGCTGCGAGGGGTCTTCCCGCAGGAGGAGGGGGCAGCCCCGGCTGCCGAGAGCCGCACGGACCTCTACGAGCGCTACCAGCTCCTCAAGGCCATCAAGCCCATGGTGGAGAAAGGCCTGGCCTCTGTGGGTGACCAGAGCCCCAGCGGTGCCGACACCGACGACGACACATCCTTGGACAGCAACGGGCCCGAGGATGCCCAGCTGGAGAGGCGCCTGTCCCAGCACCTGACTGGCCTGCAGCAGGTCCTCACCCACCTCACCAGGGACACCAACGCCCTGACCCGCAGGTACAGCCAGATCCTGGAGCAGATCAACCTCAGCGAGGGGCAGCCCAGCTGGTGA
- the NDUFC2 gene encoding NADH dehydrogenase [ubiquinone] 1 subunit C2, which translates to MVFLPDESRSLPPPPLLNKGSVWLGFAGWMSALMDNAFNQRPIFGAGIHRQVLLATLGCVVGYHLVKRAEYMHAKVDRELFEYIRRHPGDFQPSTEKKRIGQLLEDFHPIR; encoded by the exons ATGGTGTTCCTGCCCGACGAGTCGCGgtcgctgccgccgccgccgctcctcAACAAGGGCTCGGTGTGGCTCGGCTTCGCGGGGTGGATGTCGGCGCTGATGGACAACGCCTTCAACCAGCGCCCCATCTTCGGAGCCG gtaTTCACCGGCAGGTCCTGTTAGCTACCCTGGGCTGCGTTGTGGGCTACCACCTGGTGAAACGCGCCGAGTACATGCATGCCAAGGTGGACAGGGAGCTGTTCGAGTACATCAGGCGCCATCCAGGGGACTTCCAGCCATCAACAG aaaagaaaagaataggGCAGCTTTTGGAGGATTTCCACCCAATTCGCTGA
- the ALG8 gene encoding dolichyl pyrophosphate Glc1Man9GlcNAc2 alpha-1,3-glucosyltransferase isoform X2 has protein sequence MAAGGRGWFRALALGVSFLKCLLIPAYYSTDFEVHRNWLAITHSLPLSQWYYEATSEWTLDYPPFFAWFEYVLSHIAKYFDPQMLVVENLNYTSRATIFFQRLSVIFTDTLFIYAVHECCRCINGKRAAKDILEKPTFILAVLLLWNFGLLIVDHIHFQYNGFLFGLMLLSVARLCQKRYLEGALLFAVLLHFKHIYVYVAPAYGIYLLRSYCFTANNADGSLKWRSFSFLHVTLLGLIVCLVSALSLGPFLVLGQLPQVISRLFPFKRGLCHAYWAPNFWALYNAMDKALTILGHLHDRRAGSRVSTHCPPFSDSTGNTNLYFHSYIGPRGFLQCLVLCALSSFMFGWHVHEKAILLAILPLSLLSIQRAKDAGIYLILATTGHFSLFPLLFTTPELPIKILLMLLFTVYSFSSLKSLFRREKPLLNWLETIYLIQLVPLEIFCEIIFPLTPWKQHFPFVPLLLTSVYCALGITYAWLKLYISVLTERTPVRQKAE, from the exons ATGGCGGCGGGCGGCCGCGGCTGGTTCCGCGCGCTGGCGCTCGGCGTGTCCTTCCTCAAGTGCCTCCTCATCCCCGCCTA TTACTCCACAGATTTCGAAGTCCATAGGAACTGGCTTGCCATCACCCACAGCTTGCCCCTCTCTCAGTGGTACTATGAG GCAACCTCGGAATGGACCCTGGATTATCCACcattttttgcttggtttgaatATGTACTTTCTCACATTGCCAAGTACTTTGACCCCCAGATGTTGGTTGTTGAAAACTTGAATTACACCAGTCGTGCAACCATCTTCTTCCAAAGGCTTTCTGTCATCTTTACAGATACCCTCTTCATATATGCAGTTCATGA GTGCTGCAGATGTATAAATGGAAAACGAGCTGCAAAGGATATCCTGGAAAAACCAACATTTATTCTTGCTGTTCTGCTCTTGTGGAATTTTGGGTTGTTAATTGTGGATC ATATTCACTTCCAGTACAATGGCTTCCTCTTTGGGCTGATGCTTCTTTCTGTTGCTCGGCTGTGTCAG aaaaggtATTTGGAGGGTGCTCTTCTTTTTGCTGTTCTTCTGCATTTCAAGCACATCTACGTGTATGTGGCCCCAGCATATGGCATTTATTTGTTACGATCCTACTGCTTTACTGCAAATAATGCAG atGGATCCCTGAAGTGGAGAAGTTTCAGCTTTCTTCATGTAACTCTTCTGGGACTGATTGTCTGTCTTGTTTCTGCTCTTTCACTGGGACCCTTCCTAGTATTG GGTCAGCTGCCTCAAGTCATTTCACGGCTCTTCCCTTTCAAGCGAGGTCTGTGCCATGCCTATTGGGCCCCCAACTTCTGGGCTTTGTATAATGCCATGGATAAAGCACTGACAATTCTTGGTCA CCTCCATGACAGGAGGGCTGGTTCAAGAGTTTCAACACACTGTCCTCCCTTCAGTGACTCCACTGGCAACACTAATCTGTACTTTCATAGCTATATTG GGCCCCGAGGCTTTCTACAGTGCCTTGTTCTTTGTGCATTGAGCTCCTTCATGTTTGGCTGGCACGTGCATGAGAAAGCAATACTCCTTGCTATTCTGCCTTTAAG CTTATTGTCTATTCAGAGAGCCAAGGATGCTGGCATCTACTTGATTCTGGCAACAACAGGGCATTTCTCACTTTTTCCACTGTTGTTCACAACACCAG aactTCCAATTAAAATACTGCTTATGCTGTTGTTTACTGTTTATAGCTTCTCTTCATTGAAATCTCTGTTCAG GAGAGAGAAACCTCTACTTAACTGGCTTGAAACAATCTACCTCATCCAACTAGTGCCCTTGGAAATCTTCTGTGAAATCATATTTCCCCTGACCCCCTGGAAGCAGCACTTCCCTTTTGTCCCCCTGTTGCTGACCTCTGTGTACTGTGCTCTGGGAATCACATACGCTTGGCTGAAACTCTACATCTCTGTCTTGACTGAGAGAACTCCTGTCAGACAAAAGGCTGAGTAA
- the ALG8 gene encoding dolichyl pyrophosphate Glc1Man9GlcNAc2 alpha-1,3-glucosyltransferase isoform X1 yields the protein MAAGGRGWFRALALGVSFLKCLLIPAYYSTDFEVHRNWLAITHSLPLSQWYYEATSEWTLDYPPFFAWFEYVLSHIAKYFDPQMLVVENLNYTSRATIFFQRLSVIFTDTLFIYAVHECCRCINGKRAAKDILEKPTFILAVLLLWNFGLLIVDHIHFQYNGFLFGLMLLSVARLCQKRYLEGALLFAVLLHFKHIYVYVAPAYGIYLLRSYCFTANNADGSLKWRSFSFLHVTLLGLIVCLVSALSLGPFLVLGQLPQVISRLFPFKRGLCHAYWAPNFWALYNAMDKALTILGLKCNFLDGTKIPKASMTGGLVQEFQHTVLPSVTPLATLICTFIAILPSVFCLWFKPQGPRGFLQCLVLCALSSFMFGWHVHEKAILLAILPLSLLSIQRAKDAGIYLILATTGHFSLFPLLFTTPELPIKILLMLLFTVYSFSSLKSLFRREKPLLNWLETIYLIQLVPLEIFCEIIFPLTPWKQHFPFVPLLLTSVYCALGITYAWLKLYISVLTERTPVRQKAE from the exons ATGGCGGCGGGCGGCCGCGGCTGGTTCCGCGCGCTGGCGCTCGGCGTGTCCTTCCTCAAGTGCCTCCTCATCCCCGCCTA TTACTCCACAGATTTCGAAGTCCATAGGAACTGGCTTGCCATCACCCACAGCTTGCCCCTCTCTCAGTGGTACTATGAG GCAACCTCGGAATGGACCCTGGATTATCCACcattttttgcttggtttgaatATGTACTTTCTCACATTGCCAAGTACTTTGACCCCCAGATGTTGGTTGTTGAAAACTTGAATTACACCAGTCGTGCAACCATCTTCTTCCAAAGGCTTTCTGTCATCTTTACAGATACCCTCTTCATATATGCAGTTCATGA GTGCTGCAGATGTATAAATGGAAAACGAGCTGCAAAGGATATCCTGGAAAAACCAACATTTATTCTTGCTGTTCTGCTCTTGTGGAATTTTGGGTTGTTAATTGTGGATC ATATTCACTTCCAGTACAATGGCTTCCTCTTTGGGCTGATGCTTCTTTCTGTTGCTCGGCTGTGTCAG aaaaggtATTTGGAGGGTGCTCTTCTTTTTGCTGTTCTTCTGCATTTCAAGCACATCTACGTGTATGTGGCCCCAGCATATGGCATTTATTTGTTACGATCCTACTGCTTTACTGCAAATAATGCAG atGGATCCCTGAAGTGGAGAAGTTTCAGCTTTCTTCATGTAACTCTTCTGGGACTGATTGTCTGTCTTGTTTCTGCTCTTTCACTGGGACCCTTCCTAGTATTG GGTCAGCTGCCTCAAGTCATTTCACGGCTCTTCCCTTTCAAGCGAGGTCTGTGCCATGCCTATTGGGCCCCCAACTTCTGGGCTTTGTATAATGCCATGGATAAAGCACTGACAATTCTTG gGTTAAAGTGCAATTTTCTTGATGGTACAAAAATCCCTAAAGCCTCCATGACAGGAGGGCTGGTTCAAGAGTTTCAACACACTGTCCTCCCTTCAGTGACTCCACTGGCAACACTAATCTGTACTTTCATAGCTATATTG CcctctgttttctgtctttggTTTAAACCTCAAGGGCCCCGAGGCTTTCTACAGTGCCTTGTTCTTTGTGCATTGAGCTCCTTCATGTTTGGCTGGCACGTGCATGAGAAAGCAATACTCCTTGCTATTCTGCCTTTAAG CTTATTGTCTATTCAGAGAGCCAAGGATGCTGGCATCTACTTGATTCTGGCAACAACAGGGCATTTCTCACTTTTTCCACTGTTGTTCACAACACCAG aactTCCAATTAAAATACTGCTTATGCTGTTGTTTACTGTTTATAGCTTCTCTTCATTGAAATCTCTGTTCAG GAGAGAGAAACCTCTACTTAACTGGCTTGAAACAATCTACCTCATCCAACTAGTGCCCTTGGAAATCTTCTGTGAAATCATATTTCCCCTGACCCCCTGGAAGCAGCACTTCCCTTTTGTCCCCCTGTTGCTGACCTCTGTGTACTGTGCTCTGGGAATCACATACGCTTGGCTGAAACTCTACATCTCTGTCTTGACTGAGAGAACTCCTGTCAGACAAAAGGCTGAGTAA
- the KCTD21 gene encoding BTB/POZ domain-containing protein KCTD21, giving the protein MSEPITLNVGGKLYTTSLSTLTSFPDSMLGAMFSGKIPTKKDSQGNCFIDRDGKIFRYILNFLRTSHLDLPEDFQEMGLLRREVDFYQIQPLIEALQEKEVELSKAEKNAMLNITLDQKTQTVHFTVREAPQIYSLSSSNMEVFSAHIFSTSCLFLKLLGSKLYYCFNGNLSSISSYLQDPNHLTLDWVASVEGLPEEEYTKQNLKRLWVVPDNKQINSFQVFVEEVLKIAMSDGFCIDSAHPHTSDFMNNKIIRLIRYK; this is encoded by the coding sequence ATGTCAGAACCTATCACGCTCAATGTTGGAGGAAAGCTCTATACCACCTCTCTGTCCACTCTGACTAGCTTTCCAGACTCCATGCTGGGGGCCATGTTTAGTGGGAAGATCCCAACCAAGAAGGACAGCCAAGGCAACTGCTTTATTGACAGAGATGGCAAAATCTTCCGCTATATCCTGAACTTTTTACGAACTTCTCACTTGGATCTTCCTGAAGATTTTCAAGAAATGGGCTTACTGCGACGGGAAGTAGATTTTTATCAAATTCAGCCCCTGATTGAGGCCTTGCAGGAGAAAGAGGTAGAGCTTtctaaagcagagaaaaatgccATGCTCAACATCACCCTCGATCAGAAGACCCAGACTGTTCACTTCACTGTCCGAGAAGCACCCCAGATTTACAGCCTGTCTTCCTCCAACATGGAAGTGTTCAGTGCTCATATCTTCTCCACGTCGTGCCTGTTCCTGAAGCTTCTTGGTTCCAAACTGTACTACTGTTTCAATGGAAACCTTTCCTCAATATCCAGTTACCTGCAGGACCCCAACCACCTGACCTTAGATTGGGTTGCAAGTGTGGAAGGCCTTCCCGAAGAGGAGTACACCAAGCAGAACTTGAAGAGACTTTGGGTGGTGCCAGATAATAAGCAAATCAATAGTTTCCAGGTGTTTGTGGAAGAAGTGCTGAAAATAGCCATGAGTGATGGCTTCTGCATAGATTCTGCTCATCCACATACTTCAGATTTCATGAATAATAAGATTATTCGCCTAATTCGGTACAAGTAG